A window of the Chondrinema litorale genome harbors these coding sequences:
- a CDS encoding DEAD/DEAH box helicase, producing MEKKNVFQHFKKNKQANFSSKSSLRQVFFCLKFDDYGAYIEITNQQGNPVDVNFLSFSGAIRNVLRTLESINEKNSFVIDWEKESKHVYLSDHSYLLWQLKHCNNIIDETGSPVIFQEETGEIRVIISEKKDSGSKDKSMLFEGRVSLFFNSNLIETFEVLTEDFVFADGKIVEVKPMGNNFSQINYFRSEFHEADLSKYLSLLFSYVENCRVTYKDYKIKRSEDGIFAEPALIFEKIDEDESLIMRVGQTLPDFDFEFLEQFELFHYAEVNQMEKVINVKIIEQEPVEDLLNIIKKSLTKHIPRKGSKKLADFVQEGNLFIVPKEVASGFIYQELPELLLSFKLFGAEKLKSYKISTGQPKLDLKLSHGVDFLEGDVTLDFGGEKLNLFDVLNQYNKNRYISLSNGMHAIINENYIHKLQRLFKKKQKKVQVSFFDLPIVEELIDENAAKTTFKKSRAVFEGFNKLKKSPKVKSRVNAKLRPYQEQGVKWLKYLEKNNLGGCLADDMGLGKTLQTLTLLATIYPEKAKPTLIVMPKSLLFNWAAEVDKFCPQISHYTYYGNTCDLEEAMVHNLIFITYGMLRSNIEAFAEQEFHYVILDESQNIKNINTQTTKAVMMLKSDHRLALSGTPVENNLGELYSLFRFLTPSMFSTLENFSRNYANPIQKNSDVRVIEELRKKIYPFILRRLKSEVLKELPSKIEQTLYVEMSAKQKAFYEQRRQFYVTAIKSQIAQKGVSSSQFFIFQALNELRQIASIPENKTDGKISSPKLEVLIEQIIDAVENGHKMLVFVNFLNAIELIGEKLDNANIDFVSMSGSTRNRQEIIQRFQNDSECRVFLMTLKTGGTGLNLTAADTVFIFDPWWNVAAENQAIDRAHRIGQQNKVLTYKLITKETIEEKILLLQEKKKELFENIVSADTASIKSLSEEDINYILG from the coding sequence ATGGAGAAAAAAAATGTGTTTCAGCACTTTAAGAAAAACAAACAAGCAAATTTCAGCAGTAAAAGTAGTCTGAGACAAGTCTTTTTTTGCCTTAAGTTTGACGATTATGGAGCATACATAGAGATAACAAACCAACAAGGAAATCCAGTAGATGTTAACTTTTTAAGCTTTTCGGGAGCTATAAGAAATGTGCTAAGAACTCTCGAAAGTATTAATGAAAAAAACAGTTTTGTAATAGATTGGGAGAAAGAATCGAAACATGTTTATCTCTCGGACCATAGCTATCTACTTTGGCAACTTAAACATTGTAATAACATTATCGATGAAACAGGCTCACCCGTAATCTTTCAAGAAGAAACAGGTGAGATACGAGTAATTATTTCAGAGAAAAAAGACTCGGGTAGTAAGGATAAATCCATGCTATTCGAAGGAAGAGTCAGTTTGTTTTTCAATAGTAATCTTATAGAAACTTTTGAGGTTTTAACCGAAGATTTTGTTTTTGCAGATGGAAAAATTGTTGAGGTAAAACCCATGGGAAATAACTTTTCTCAAATCAATTATTTTAGATCAGAGTTTCATGAGGCAGATTTAAGCAAGTACCTTTCTTTGTTATTTTCATATGTAGAGAACTGTAGAGTAACCTACAAAGACTATAAAATAAAAAGGTCTGAAGATGGCATTTTTGCAGAACCTGCTCTAATCTTCGAAAAAATTGATGAAGACGAATCGCTAATTATGCGAGTAGGTCAAACACTTCCCGATTTCGATTTTGAGTTTCTAGAACAATTCGAGCTTTTCCATTATGCAGAAGTTAATCAAATGGAAAAAGTGATTAATGTAAAAATCATCGAACAAGAACCGGTCGAAGACTTACTCAACATCATTAAAAAGAGTTTAACAAAACATATTCCTAGAAAAGGTTCAAAAAAATTAGCTGATTTTGTACAAGAGGGAAACCTCTTTATAGTACCTAAAGAAGTGGCAAGTGGTTTTATTTATCAAGAATTGCCTGAGTTACTGCTTAGTTTTAAACTGTTTGGAGCTGAGAAACTTAAATCCTATAAGATAAGCACAGGTCAACCTAAGCTAGATTTAAAATTATCTCATGGAGTAGATTTTCTAGAAGGAGATGTAACCTTAGATTTTGGAGGTGAGAAACTCAATTTATTCGATGTTTTAAATCAGTATAACAAAAACCGATACATCAGCTTGAGCAATGGTATGCATGCCATTATCAACGAAAATTACATTCACAAGCTACAGCGCTTATTCAAAAAGAAACAAAAAAAGGTACAAGTTTCTTTCTTCGATTTGCCAATTGTAGAAGAACTTATAGATGAAAATGCAGCAAAAACTACCTTTAAAAAATCGAGGGCAGTTTTTGAAGGTTTTAATAAACTAAAGAAATCGCCAAAGGTAAAAAGCAGGGTGAATGCTAAATTAAGACCTTACCAAGAGCAAGGAGTTAAATGGTTAAAATACCTCGAAAAAAACAACTTAGGCGGCTGTTTAGCAGATGATATGGGCTTGGGTAAAACTTTGCAAACACTTACTTTGCTGGCTACCATTTATCCAGAAAAAGCAAAACCAACGCTTATAGTAATGCCTAAAAGTTTGCTGTTTAATTGGGCTGCAGAAGTGGATAAGTTTTGTCCGCAAATTTCTCATTATACTTATTATGGCAATACTTGTGATTTAGAAGAAGCGATGGTGCATAACCTGATCTTTATCACTTATGGAATGCTTAGAAGCAATATTGAGGCTTTTGCTGAACAGGAATTTCACTATGTAATCTTAGACGAATCGCAAAATATTAAAAACATCAATACACAAACTACCAAAGCTGTAATGATGTTAAAATCCGATCATAGATTGGCGTTAAGCGGTACCCCTGTAGAAAATAATTTAGGTGAATTATATTCTCTTTTCCGCTTTCTCACTCCTTCTATGTTTAGCACGCTTGAAAACTTTTCGCGTAATTATGCGAACCCAATTCAAAAGAATAGTGATGTACGTGTGATTGAAGAGTTGAGAAAAAAAATCTATCCTTTTATTTTAAGAAGGCTCAAAAGTGAAGTACTCAAAGAGTTACCTAGCAAAATTGAGCAAACGCTTTATGTAGAAATGTCTGCAAAGCAAAAAGCATTTTATGAGCAACGTAGGCAGTTTTATGTAACTGCTATTAAAAGTCAAATTGCGCAAAAAGGTGTTTCTAGTTCTCAGTTTTTTATATTTCAGGCACTTAATGAATTGCGACAAATTGCATCAATTCCAGAAAATAAAACAGATGGAAAAATAAGCTCACCGAAATTAGAAGTACTGATAGAACAAATAATTGATGCAGTTGAGAATGGGCATAAAATGTTAGTTTTTGTTAACTTTTTAAATGCCATAGAGCTCATTGGTGAAAAACTGGATAATGCCAATATTGATTTTGTAAGTATGAGTGGTTCAACTAGAAATCGACAAGAAATTATCCAACGTTTTCAAAACGATTCAGAGTGCCGAGTTTTTCTAATGACACTAAAAACCGGAGGAACTGGCCTTAACCTTACTGCAGCAGATACGGTGTTTATTTTTGATCCGTGGTGGAATGTTGCAGCAGAAAACCAAGCAATAGATAGAGCACACAGAATTGGTCAGCAAAACAAAGTATTGACATATAAACTGATTACTAAAGAAACCATAGAAGAAAAAATCCTGCTCTTACAAGAGAAAAAGAAAGAGTTATTCGAAAACATTGTTTCAGCAGATACTGCTTCTATTAAATCGCTTTCAGAAGAAGACATCAATTATATTTTAGGCTAA